The sequence AGAAGAGCAGATCTATGTCTTGGACCAGGACGGCAGCTCCAAACCCGAAGCCCTGACCTCCTCGCTCCAGGCGGCCATCACCGGTCCCCCGCGCTGGAGTCCCGATGGCAAGCGCCTGGCCTTTTCCGACAAGGACGGCAAGGTCTACGTGCTCTCCGTGGCCGACAAGAAGCTCGCGCAGGTGGCGGACGACGAGTACGACGGCGTGGGGGACTATGCCTGGTCCCCGGACAGCCAATTCCTGGCGTTCTCGCTGGGGAACGCCAACCGCTTCAATTCCATCCATGTCTGGAGCCTCGCCGAGGGCAAGCTCCACCGGGTGGGCGGCGACCTGTTCAACGCCACCGAGCCCGTATGGGATCCCGAAGGCAAATACCTCTACTTCTTGTCGGAGCGGGATTTCGCGCCCCAGATCTCCGATCTGGAATGGAATTTCGCCGGCAACCGGCGCACCGGTATCTTCGCCCTGGCCCTGCGGAAGGACGTGGCCGATCCCTTCCCGCCCGAGAGCGATGAGGTGGGCGCCGACAAGAAGGACGATAAAAAAGAGGACAAGAAGGACGAGAAGAAAGACGAGCCCAAGAAGCCCGTGGAACCCATGCGCATCGACTGGGAAGGGCTCGATCAGCGGGTGGCCCGGGTGCCCGTCCCGGCGGACAACCTGAACAGCCTGGAAGCGGTGAAGGGAAACCTGGTCTACACCAAGGCCGGTGCCTTCTTCTACGGCCGGGACAGCTACGCCAAGCCGAGCCTCTGGATCTTCGACCTGAAAAAGCGCAAGGAGAGCGAACTGGCGGCGGACATCCAGGGCTTCGCGCTGTCCCAGGACGGCCTGAAGGCTTTAGTCCGCCAGCAGTCCGGGTTCATCGAAGTTGACGTGAAGTCCGATGCCAAGGACAAGAAAACCGTGTCCACCAAGGAACTTTATGCGGACCGCGTGCCCCAGGCGGAGTGGGCCGAGGTCTACGACGAAGTCTGGCGGCGCTACCGTGATTTCTTTTATGTGCATAATATGCACGGATATGACTGGAAGGCGCTCAAGGAGCAGTACCGCCCCTGGCTCCAGCACGTCACCCACCGCTCGGATCTCACCTACCTGCTCACGGAGCTGATCTCCGAACTCAGCATCGGCCACACCTATGTGGAAGGCGGCGATTTCCTGCTGCCGGAACGGGCGAAGGTCGGGCTGCCTGGGGCGCGCCTGGAATTCGACGAGGCCGCCGGACGCTACCGCATCGCCAAGATCTATGCCGGCCAGAACGCGGAGGCGAAATACCGGTCCCCGCTCACGGAAGTCGGTGTGGACGCGCGGGAAGGGGACTACCTGCTGGCCATCGACGGCGTGGAGTTGAAAGCCAACGAGGATCCCTACAAGCTCCTCCGCAACAAGACTTTTTCGGTGGCCCTCACCGTGAACAGCAAGCCCGCCTTCGAAGGCGCGCGGAAGATCGCGTACAAGCCCGTGGAGAGCGAGGCCTCGTTGCGCTACCTGGAATTCGTGCAGGACGCCAAAGCCAAGGTGGAGCGCATGAGCGGCGGCAAGGTGGGCTACCTGCACATTCCCGACATGGGCGCGCCGGGCATCTACGAATTCATCAAGTGGTTCTATCCGCAGATCCGGAAGGAAGGCCTGGTGGTGGATGTGCGCGCCAACGGGGGCGGGAACGTCTCGCAAATGATCATCGAGCGCCTGGGCCGCAAATTGCTGGGCACGCGCTTCGGCTACCGGTCGGACCATCCCGCGACCTACCCCAACGAGGTGTTCTTCGGCCATCAGGTGGCGCTCACCAGCGAGACCAGCGCCTCCGACGGCGACATCTTCCCCTACCGCTTCCGCTTCGCGGGCATCGGCCCCCTCATCGGCAAGCGCACCTGGGGCGGCGTCGTGGGCATCTCGAACACAGGCCCCCTGGTCGACGGGGGCACGGTGTTCGTGCCCCAGCAGGGCACCAACGCCCCCACCGGCGAATGGATCATCGAAGGCGAGGGCGTCAGTCCCGACATCGAGGTGGAGGATGAGCCCGCCCTGGCCCTGCAGGGCCGCGATCCCCAACTGGAACGCGGGGTCCAGGAAGTCCTGAAGAAGATCAAGGAAGAGCCCAAGATCCTGCCCACGCGGCCCAAGGACCCGGTGAAGACGAAGTAGTCGAAAGGATGAGATGGCGGGGCCATGGGGCGCGGCGCGCTTCCCAGGCCCCGCCACCTAGGTGTCATACCAAGTTGCGTTCATTCATATTTGAAACAAATTCACCGCCAAGACAAGATTTTCCGGATTATCCCCCAACTTCAGCCGAGGAAGCGTGCCCGCGAAGGGCCGCGAAGTCGCTGCGCTCTGGCGAAGGGCCGCGAAAAGCGAATTCAACGCGGTATCGCTTCGCGAGGCGCGTAGCGCCTGTGGGCCGAAGGCCCGCAAATTCAGGCGGCCCGGCGACGGGCTCGCACCAAGGTGTGATCCGCGCCGGGCCGCCTGACGTCCATCCGCGAGGCTCGTCCATGATGAACCTCCTGGTCGCCTAAGCGCTGGTGTGGCAAAAGAGATCCTGATTACGAAGCAAGTTCAGCTACCTATTTTTCACGATTAAAAACTCATCCACAGATTCCCAAGTGTCGTCGGCCCGGAAGGAGCAATCTTCCCCCTCCAGCTGTCAGGCGCAGTGCGCCTTCCTGCTTACTTCGTTCGCAGAGCTGGAGCCTCTCTGCTCCGCATGGGCCAACCGGTTTTCAGGGCGGCGGCGGCCTCGCGCCTTTGGTGCGGAAACGCCGCCGCCCTGAAAACCCGCACGACGAAGTCGCGCGGCCCCGGCCGGGCCGGGGCGGCCCATGCTCCCTACCAAGAGCGAACTTCTTTTCTCCACTTTTCGTGTCATTCAATCTGTGTAATCGGTGGAATCTGTGGATTCATGGCCCTTTTCACCTGGTTGGTGTCAAGCGATTTCAGGCTGAGATTTGTGGGTAATCAGGAAAGAGATTTCGCGGCCCTTCCTTCACCCCTTTTCGGCATCAGCATAGTTAATACGCGGGACATGGCGACTATTCGCGGCCCTTCGCGGGATGCTTTTTCCAGCTAAGGCATCACACTCTGTCCGCCACATCCTGGAGCTGCGCCCAAAGAGCTTCCACGTCATGCCGCTCGGTGCCCTCGGCGCCGATGCTGACGCGGATCATCTTCTTGCCCTTCAGGACCGAGGGGGTGAGATAGGCGCGGCCGCCCTGGTTGATGGCGTCGGCGATGGCCATGTTGTGGGCCCGGATCAATGCTTCGTCCTTCATGCCCTTGGGCACGTGGCGGATGCACAGGGTCTGCAGGGGCACCGGGGCCAATCGCTCCCAGTCCGGGGCTTCATCCACCCGATCCTTCAGCCACCCCGCGTTGGCGATGTCCCGGCGGAGCCTGGCCTGCAAGCCTTCCACGCCCTGGTCCCTCAGGACGAACCAGAGCTTGAGCGAGCGGAAGCGGCGGCCCAGCGGGATGCCCCAGTCGCGGAAATTCTTCACTTCGTCATCCTGCGCGGTGCGGAGATAGCTGGGATTGGTGCCCATGACGCGGATCAGGTGCTGGGGATCCTTTGCATAATATGCAGACAAGTCGAAGCCCGTGCCCAGCCACTTGTGGGGGTTCAGCACGATGGAATCGGCGGCTTCGACGCCCTCCCACATCCAGCGGCACTCCGGCAGGATCATGGCGCTGCCCGCCATGGCTGCGTCCACATGGAGCCAAAGCCGGTACTTTTGCGCGATGTCCGCGAGCTGCCGCAGGGGGTCCACAGCGGTGGTGGCGGTGGTGCCGACGCAGGCCACGAGCGCGCAGGGCCGCTTGCCCATGGCGACGTCCTCCTGGATGGCCTTGAGCAGGGAATCCACCCGCAGAGCGTGGTCCTTGTCCGTTTCGATGAGGCGGAGATTGGCTTTTCCGAACCCCGCCAACAACGAGGCCTTCTCGATGGAGCTGTGGCTCTGGTCCGAGGCGTAGACCACCAGCTTCGACGCGCCGCCCTGCAAGCCATTGCGGACCTGGCCGAAATTGCTGGTCTTCTCCCGGGCGCAGATCAGCGCGCAGAGCGTGGCGGTGCTGGCGGTGTCGTGGATGACGCCGGTGAAGGCCTCGCTGAGGCCAAGCATCTGGCGCAGCCAATCCATGACGACCTCTTCGACTTCCGTGGCGGCGGGGCTGGTCTGCCAGCTCATGCCCTGCACGCCGAGGCCCGAGGCCACGATGTCCGCCAGGATCGAGGCGTAGCTTGTGTTGCTGGGGAAGTACGCGAAGAAGCCTGGATGGTTCCAGTGGGTGATGCCCGGCAGGACCGTGGCATCCAGATCCTGCAGAATGCCGCCCAGGCCCTCTCCGCGCAGCGGCGGCGATTTGGGCAGTTTGGCGCGGATCTCGCCAGGCTGGGCGGGGCTCATCACCGGAAACAAAGGCAGGCTGGCGCGATAGTCCGCCACCCAGTCAATGAATCGATGGCCCAGGCTCCGGAATTCGTCGTTGTTCATGGTTTCCCATTATCTATCGAAATAAAAGGAACCGCGAAAAACGCGAAAGTACGCGAAAAAACCTTGGTGCGGCAGTTGCCAAATGTTTATCAAGGAAATGTCCGCGCCCTGATAACCAGGGACAAGGATTTCGCACGATCCAAACCCGGAAACATTCGCGCATCATTTCGCGTGAATTCGCGCCTTTCGCGGTTCTTGTTTTTATTTGAACGGATTCCGCTCGGGCGCCGTATCGGGTTCGGGCATGAAATTCAAGAAACCCCTCACCACCGCATTCATGGCGGGGATGCGGTGGCGCACATAGCAGCGCAGGGGGACGGGCTGGGCGCCGAGCTGGGCCTTGGGCTGCAGGGCGGTGCGGCCCAGGGAGAGCCACCGGGCCTTCATCCCGATGGCATCTTCGATGGTGCATTGCAACAGGCGGAGGTAGATGGGGGTCCCCTGTGCCGCGGCCTCCTTGTCGAAGCCGATGTAGTAGCCTACAGCGCCATCCTGATCCTTCAGCGTCGTGATGAAACCCACCGGCTCGCCGCCGAGGCCGCGGGCGATGCGGGTGCGGAATCCAGCGCCGAAGGTTTCCGCCAGGGCCGGGATGAAGTCCGGATTCAACGAGATGAGCCGCAATTTCTGCTGGTCGTGGACCTGGTGGTAGAGCCCGTGGATGAGGTCCCGGTGGGCCTTCACGCCCTCCGCATCAAGGACTTCCAGGGTGCAACCGGCCTCGCTGAAATCCTTCATCACCTTCTTGGCGGCATTGCGGTAGCCGCTGCGCAGATCCTTCAGATAGTCCTCGAAAGAACCCCATTTGGGGTCCACATGGAACACCATGTTGGGTTCCGTTTCCAAGGGGCGGTAATTGAATCGCGAGAGCGGGCCTGCGCTGGCAGCCACCTCGCCGTCCAGGTCCTTGATCATGACCAGGCCGGTATCTCCGAAGAGCTTGTCCGCGCGGCGGATGCGGTAGAGGGCTTCGGCAACCGCGGGCCAGACCTCCGAAGGGTCGGCCTCCTTCGCGGAGGCCACGCCGTGGAAGCCCCAGGACAGCAGGTTTCCGCAGACGAGGATGCGCTCCTTCACCCTCGCCAGGGAGGCCCGGGCGGCTTTCTGGATATCCGGCCGCGGCACCGCGTCGCCCCGCACTTCGACCGCCTGGGCCACCACCGCCGCCAGCGGTTTTCCGTCCTTGTAGATCAGCGCGTAGTGCATGCGGAGGTTGGCCGGGGCGTTGGCTTCCAGCACCTCCAGGTATTTGCGGCTGAAATAGACGGATTCATCCGCCGTCAGGCGATCCCAGTGGTCTGGCCTCAGCATGGCCACGCTGTCGAAGAGCGCGAACTGGAAGCCTGACGGGCGGTGGCGTTCTTGATGGTTTGAAACAGATTCCTTCACGCGGCGCACGGTCTTCTTCACCCGGTCGAGCACAGGCATGGAGGCTCCGAAAACTCCCAGTGTAGGGCCTGTGGATGATGCGGTGAATCCCGGCGGGCGATGCGTCAAGGTCCAGGGCCTCGAGGATTGCGGATGGGGCGGAACCGCTTTCCTGCATCAAGGGATTCCGCCCCGCGCCCCACCGGACATCCGGAGTTTTTTGACGATGACCCGGCCGGTCGATCGGCCTCACTGAAGGCGGAAGACGATGCTCAATTTGAAACGGGCCTTCGCGGCCTGGCCATCCACCTTGACGGGCTTGAATCGCCATTCCTTCGCATACTCGGCCGCGCTCGATCGCAATGCCTCGGGGCCTTCCACGGCCTCTGCCGATTCCGGAATGCCATCCTTGCCGATGAGGAGGGAGACCACCACCTTGCCCTGGATGCCCTGTTTCTTGGCTTCGGCGGGGTACGCCAGCGTCTCGGGGCGGTGGAGGATCTTGACTTGGGCGAACTCCATGTTGGCGATGCCATCCTTGTCGATTTTGGGTTTGGAGGCAGCGCTAGGCGCTTTGCGCGGAGCTTTGGCGGTTTTGCTGGATTCCTGTTGGACGGCGAAGGTGGCGGCGCCGA comes from Holophagaceae bacterium and encodes:
- a CDS encoding PD40 domain-containing protein: MNRKLCTLSLLAFSLAASPLAAQTKLLRFPAIHGDKVAFTYGGDLWSAPATGGTATRLTAHPGLELFAHYSPDGRWIAFTGQYDGDEQVYVMPSEGGVPRQLTFYPAAGPLAPRHGYDHQVMGWTPDGKSVVFRSTQDADGVRSRGALYTVDMGGGPSKMLPMPSSGAGDFAPDGKRLVYSPLFRDFRHWKRYQGGWAQDLFVFDLATKQQKKVAYSKRTERDPMWIGDKVYFASDRDGTLNLFSVDPGTDQVSQLTFEKTWDVRWPATDHQGRIVYELNGELHVMDLRTHSDSAISIRVPTDGGASRPSRISVDKNIESFGLSPKGERALFVARGDVLTAPIEKGPVRNLTNSSRAHDKFAAWSPDGKKIAFVSDMSGEEQIYVLDQDGSSKPEALTSSLQAAITGPPRWSPDGKRLAFSDKDGKVYVLSVADKKLAQVADDEYDGVGDYAWSPDSQFLAFSLGNANRFNSIHVWSLAEGKLHRVGGDLFNATEPVWDPEGKYLYFLSERDFAPQISDLEWNFAGNRRTGIFALALRKDVADPFPPESDEVGADKKDDKKEDKKDEKKDEPKKPVEPMRIDWEGLDQRVARVPVPADNLNSLEAVKGNLVYTKAGAFFYGRDSYAKPSLWIFDLKKRKESELAADIQGFALSQDGLKALVRQQSGFIEVDVKSDAKDKKTVSTKELYADRVPQAEWAEVYDEVWRRYRDFFYVHNMHGYDWKALKEQYRPWLQHVTHRSDLTYLLTELISELSIGHTYVEGGDFLLPERAKVGLPGARLEFDEAAGRYRIAKIYAGQNAEAKYRSPLTEVGVDAREGDYLLAIDGVELKANEDPYKLLRNKTFSVALTVNSKPAFEGARKIAYKPVESEASLRYLEFVQDAKAKVERMSGGKVGYLHIPDMGAPGIYEFIKWFYPQIRKEGLVVDVRANGGGNVSQMIIERLGRKLLGTRFGYRSDHPATYPNEVFFGHQVALTSETSASDGDIFPYRFRFAGIGPLIGKRTWGGVVGISNTGPLVDGGTVFVPQQGTNAPTGEWIIEGEGVSPDIEVEDEPALALQGRDPQLERGVQEVLKKIKEEPKILPTRPKDPVKTK
- a CDS encoding aminotransferase class V-fold PLP-dependent enzyme, with product MNNDEFRSLGHRFIDWVADYRASLPLFPVMSPAQPGEIRAKLPKSPPLRGEGLGGILQDLDATVLPGITHWNHPGFFAYFPSNTSYASILADIVASGLGVQGMSWQTSPAATEVEEVVMDWLRQMLGLSEAFTGVIHDTASTATLCALICAREKTSNFGQVRNGLQGGASKLVVYASDQSHSSIEKASLLAGFGKANLRLIETDKDHALRVDSLLKAIQEDVAMGKRPCALVACVGTTATTAVDPLRQLADIAQKYRLWLHVDAAMAGSAMILPECRWMWEGVEAADSIVLNPHKWLGTGFDLSAYYAKDPQHLIRVMGTNPSYLRTAQDDEVKNFRDWGIPLGRRFRSLKLWFVLRDQGVEGLQARLRRDIANAGWLKDRVDEAPDWERLAPVPLQTLCIRHVPKGMKDEALIRAHNMAIADAINQGGRAYLTPSVLKGKKMIRVSIGAEGTERHDVEALWAQLQDVADRV
- a CDS encoding GNAT family N-acetyltransferase, which gives rise to MPVLDRVKKTVRRVKESVSNHQERHRPSGFQFALFDSVAMLRPDHWDRLTADESVYFSRKYLEVLEANAPANLRMHYALIYKDGKPLAAVVAQAVEVRGDAVPRPDIQKAARASLARVKERILVCGNLLSWGFHGVASAKEADPSEVWPAVAEALYRIRRADKLFGDTGLVMIKDLDGEVAASAGPLSRFNYRPLETEPNMVFHVDPKWGSFEDYLKDLRSGYRNAAKKVMKDFSEAGCTLEVLDAEGVKAHRDLIHGLYHQVHDQQKLRLISLNPDFIPALAETFGAGFRTRIARGLGGEPVGFITTLKDQDGAVGYYIGFDKEAAAQGTPIYLRLLQCTIEDAIGMKARWLSLGRTALQPKAQLGAQPVPLRCYVRHRIPAMNAVVRGFLNFMPEPDTAPERNPFK